Proteins from a single region of Phaeacidiphilus oryzae TH49:
- a CDS encoding ANTAR domain-containing protein codes for MVDATVRELLESLPSLTSGQESRAWQKACARALGLGGLAISLGKELVWFTDSTSAGLEDLQFVLGEGPGRHLRTGAVVREVPDVSRVLARQWPQFPVEAEELGIAAMFVWPIRIGAVQMGTMTGYRRTVGPLTAQQAAQGWLVADALAQHVLSHWPTSPGGGNGPGSAGVVDLHRAEVHQATGILSERLGIPLGEALSRLRAEAYSGGRSLVEVAHAVIVRELPQDDAG; via the coding sequence GTGGTGGATGCCACGGTGCGGGAGCTTCTGGAGAGCCTGCCTTCGCTGACCTCCGGGCAGGAGAGCCGGGCGTGGCAGAAGGCTTGCGCGCGTGCCCTGGGCCTGGGCGGGCTGGCGATCTCCCTCGGTAAGGAGCTGGTCTGGTTCACCGATTCCACCAGTGCCGGCCTGGAGGATCTGCAGTTCGTCCTCGGCGAGGGGCCCGGCCGGCATCTGCGGACCGGCGCAGTGGTGCGCGAGGTGCCTGACGTGAGCCGGGTTCTGGCCCGGCAGTGGCCCCAGTTCCCGGTGGAGGCGGAGGAGTTGGGGATCGCTGCCATGTTCGTGTGGCCTATCCGTATCGGTGCGGTCCAGATGGGCACGATGACCGGCTATCGGCGGACCGTGGGCCCGTTGACCGCGCAGCAGGCGGCGCAGGGCTGGTTGGTCGCGGACGCGTTGGCTCAGCATGTGCTCAGCCACTGGCCGACCTCTCCCGGCGGCGGCAATGGGCCCGGCAGCGCGGGCGTGGTGGATCTCCACCGGGCCGAGGTGCACCAGGCCACCGGAATCCTCAGCGAGCGGCTGGGGATTCCACTGGGCGAGGCCCTCTCCCGGCTGCGCGCCGAGGCGTACTCGGGTGGGCGGTCGCTTGTCGAGGTCGCCCATGCCGTCATCGTGCGGGAGCTGCCGCAGGACGACGCCGGGTGA
- a CDS encoding epoxide hydrolase family protein — protein sequence MTAPTSPAEAAVRPFTVSIPEAEIEDLRRRLAGTRWPDPETVGDWSQGVRMENAKALVEHWQHRYDWPRLESALNRLPQFLTEIDGLDIHFLHVRSRNPHAMPLLLTHGWPGSIVDFLKLIGPLTDPVAFGGDAADSFDVVIPSLPGFGFSQKPAEPGWNVARIAKAWAQLMERLGYTRWAAQGGDWGAVVTTALGALRPEGLLGIHLNTQYAFPARTPDTLSPEERYAVETLALYTGDLGGSNHLQGTKPETVGFALADSPAGQAAWIYEKFQSKTDNQGLAEDALSRDDILDAVSLYWFTNSAASSARIYWENRSATFAGPKLALPVAVTVFPKDIPRLPRNWIEDAYSDLIHYGEAERGGHFAALEQPEILVREIRTGLRTLRS from the coding sequence ATGACCGCACCGACATCGCCGGCCGAGGCCGCCGTCCGCCCGTTCACCGTCTCGATCCCGGAGGCGGAGATCGAGGACCTGAGGCGGCGACTGGCCGGGACACGGTGGCCGGATCCGGAAACGGTGGGCGACTGGTCTCAGGGCGTTCGGATGGAGAACGCCAAAGCACTGGTCGAGCACTGGCAGCACCGCTACGACTGGCCGCGCCTCGAGTCCGCGCTCAATCGCCTCCCGCAGTTCCTGACCGAGATCGATGGGCTGGACATCCACTTCCTCCACGTCAGGTCCAGGAATCCGCACGCGATGCCGCTGCTCCTCACCCATGGATGGCCGGGCTCGATCGTCGACTTTCTGAAGCTGATCGGCCCACTGACCGATCCGGTCGCCTTCGGAGGAGACGCCGCCGATTCGTTCGACGTGGTCATCCCGTCCCTCCCCGGATTCGGGTTCTCCCAGAAGCCCGCGGAGCCCGGATGGAATGTCGCGCGCATCGCGAAGGCCTGGGCGCAGCTGATGGAGCGGCTCGGCTATACGCGTTGGGCCGCGCAGGGCGGCGACTGGGGCGCCGTGGTCACCACCGCTCTGGGGGCCCTGCGACCGGAGGGACTGCTCGGCATCCATCTGAACACCCAGTACGCCTTTCCGGCACGGACGCCCGACACCCTCTCGCCCGAAGAGCGGTACGCCGTGGAGACCCTCGCCCTCTACACCGGCGATCTCGGCGGGTCGAACCACCTTCAGGGCACGAAGCCGGAGACCGTCGGATTCGCCCTGGCGGACTCCCCCGCCGGACAAGCGGCATGGATCTACGAGAAGTTCCAGTCCAAGACCGACAACCAAGGGCTCGCCGAAGATGCCCTCAGCAGGGACGACATCCTCGACGCGGTATCCCTCTACTGGTTCACCAACAGCGCGGCGTCCTCCGCCCGCATCTACTGGGAGAACAGGTCGGCCACCTTCGCCGGCCCCAAGCTGGCACTCCCCGTCGCGGTCACCGTCTTCCCCAAGGACATCCCGCGCCTGCCGCGCAACTGGATCGAGGACGCCTACAGCGATCTCATCCACTACGGCGAGGCCGAGCGGGGCGGCCACTTCGCCGCCCTGGAACAGCCGGAGATCCTGGTCCGCGAAATCCGCACCGGCCTGCGCACTCTTCGATCCTGA
- a CDS encoding TetR/AcrR family transcriptional regulator translates to MPTDSSRARSMNETRDRILDVALDVLGENPDAGMGDIASAAGVVRRTVYGHFPSRLDLVLRLTERAVAEMTAVLTEVDAAEARADETWAEFVARLWPVTHRYRVLLALRRGEYGEAIHGLLGPLDELLADLVRRGQESGVFASHLPPGLLSQLAYGAVFAIADSDLPDVALGARAATITSLLMLGVPEPRAVALVDDQP, encoded by the coding sequence GTGCCCACCGACTCCTCCCGCGCGCGCTCCATGAACGAGACGCGCGACCGCATCCTCGACGTGGCCCTCGACGTGCTGGGAGAGAACCCCGACGCCGGTATGGGCGACATCGCCTCCGCGGCGGGCGTCGTCCGTCGCACCGTCTACGGCCACTTCCCCTCGCGCCTCGACCTGGTGCTGCGGCTCACGGAACGGGCCGTCGCCGAGATGACGGCCGTGCTCACCGAGGTCGACGCCGCCGAGGCCCGAGCGGACGAGACATGGGCCGAATTCGTCGCCCGCCTCTGGCCCGTGACGCACCGGTACCGGGTGCTGCTGGCGCTGCGCCGTGGGGAGTACGGCGAGGCGATCCACGGCCTCCTCGGGCCGCTCGACGAACTCCTCGCCGACCTCGTGCGACGGGGCCAGGAGAGCGGCGTGTTCGCCAGTCACCTGCCGCCGGGCCTGCTGAGCCAGCTCGCCTACGGCGCGGTGTTCGCGATCGCGGACAGCGACCTGCCGGACGTGGCCCTCGGCGCGCGGGCGGCGACGATCACCAGCCTGCTGATGCTGGGAGTCCCCGAGCCACGTGCCGTCGCTCTGGTGGACGACCAGCCCTGA
- a CDS encoding DoxX family protein yields MSIILWIGQGLLAFVYLVAGGLKVVRPRERLAASGRLDWMKDHSDAAVKAVGAVELLGAAGLILPGATGIARVLTPIAAVGLVVVQLGALRVHLARGERQPVPANVFLLLLAAFVAVGRWG; encoded by the coding sequence GTGAGCATCATCCTTTGGATCGGGCAGGGGCTGCTCGCATTCGTCTATCTCGTCGCGGGCGGACTCAAGGTGGTCCGGCCGCGCGAGCGGCTCGCGGCATCGGGTCGGCTCGATTGGATGAAGGACCACTCGGACGCGGCCGTGAAGGCGGTCGGCGCGGTCGAGCTCCTCGGCGCGGCCGGCCTGATCCTGCCGGGGGCGACCGGCATCGCCCGCGTCCTGACGCCGATCGCGGCGGTCGGCCTGGTCGTCGTGCAGCTCGGGGCCCTCCGGGTCCACCTGGCCCGGGGCGAGCGGCAGCCTGTGCCCGCCAACGTGTTCCTCCTCCTGCTCGCGGCCTTCGTCGCCGTCGGCCGCTGGGGATGA
- a CDS encoding winged helix-turn-helix transcriptional regulator: MTHVTGKATARIPQGGAVREVLDRVGDKWSLLVIGTLREGPLRFGELREAVEGISQRMLTLTLKHLVEDGLVVRSAYQEVPPRVEYELSGLGRTLLPLVISLAKWAMAHHEEINANRTSRNPSV; the protein is encoded by the coding sequence GTGACGCACGTCACAGGTAAGGCGACGGCGCGGATACCCCAGGGCGGCGCGGTCCGGGAGGTGCTCGACCGGGTCGGCGACAAGTGGAGCCTTCTGGTGATCGGCACCCTCCGCGAGGGGCCCCTGCGGTTCGGTGAGCTGCGGGAGGCGGTGGAGGGCATCTCGCAGCGGATGCTCACGCTGACGCTCAAGCATCTGGTCGAGGACGGCCTGGTCGTCCGTAGCGCTTATCAGGAGGTACCGCCCCGGGTGGAGTACGAGCTGAGCGGTCTGGGGCGGACTCTGCTACCGCTGGTGATCTCCCTCGCCAAGTGGGCCATGGCGCACCACGAGGAGATCAACGCCAACCGGACGTCGCGGAATCCGTCGGTCTAG
- a CDS encoding S9 family peptidase — protein MLTAEVVADLAVPAEPVLSPDGRLVAYLVAGNSESKEGPRAALWLAAADGSTDPRRLTDVTAHAAAPKWAQDSASLYFTCETQESGGPQLQRLPLDGDAAPLPVQTLTRWRGGIAGHHPLTDGRTLALLAADEPTAEEERRAAAGEDARVWGRHLPPTRLRLLDLPTGRIRTVEGLGERHVVEVAQRPDGGPLAVLSWSTPEVDPGVLNARLHLLTPGTGAVEDLGPVGVEAQNPTWWRHEGQWHLAHLAVTPGHLIGALAVLDTVPPPDGAAPASAPVPASAPCNLTAGMAATPTELVGVADGPPLALFADGLDTAVHRLDPGTLRFQRLSRAPGSLAALSATSCGRTLAVLAGSAREPKNVHVGPVEGPWRRLSDVNPHLRAIPWGTQERLAYRARDGLSLDGLLILPVDRTRDQGPFPLITLAHGGPYYRSADDFALTVVDCGQWLASAGYAVFLPNPRGGCGHGQAFAAAAAGAVGGEEWSDILTGIDLLIGQGIADPARLGISGWSHGGFLAAWAACRTDRFRAAIMGAGISDWGMQAGTGEWGLLDAALGGSTGWNGPGPHLHDHHSPISYASHFRTPLLILHGEEDTNVPLSQALHLHRALRHHGAEHELVVYPREGHGLRERAHQLDALHRTRAWFDRWLTRE, from the coding sequence GTGCTGACGGCGGAAGTGGTGGCGGACCTGGCGGTGCCGGCGGAGCCGGTGCTCTCGCCGGACGGGCGTCTGGTCGCCTACCTGGTCGCGGGGAACAGCGAGAGCAAGGAGGGCCCGCGCGCGGCCCTGTGGCTGGCGGCTGCGGACGGCAGCACAGACCCGCGCCGGCTGACCGACGTCACCGCCCACGCCGCCGCCCCGAAGTGGGCGCAGGACTCGGCCTCCCTCTACTTCACCTGTGAGACCCAGGAGTCGGGAGGGCCCCAGCTCCAGCGCCTCCCACTGGACGGTGACGCCGCCCCTCTCCCGGTGCAGACCCTCACCCGGTGGCGCGGCGGCATCGCCGGCCACCACCCCCTGACCGACGGCCGCACCCTCGCACTGCTGGCCGCCGACGAGCCCACCGCCGAGGAGGAGCGCCGAGCGGCGGCGGGGGAGGACGCGAGGGTGTGGGGCCGTCATCTCCCTCCCACCCGGCTCCGTCTCCTCGACCTGCCCACCGGCCGGATCCGGACCGTCGAGGGCCTGGGGGAGCGCCACGTGGTCGAGGTGGCCCAGCGCCCGGACGGCGGCCCGCTGGCCGTGCTGAGCTGGTCCACCCCCGAGGTGGACCCGGGTGTGCTGAACGCCCGCCTCCACCTGCTCACCCCCGGCACCGGGGCCGTGGAGGACCTGGGCCCCGTCGGCGTGGAGGCCCAGAACCCCACCTGGTGGCGGCACGAGGGGCAGTGGCATCTGGCCCATCTGGCGGTGACCCCAGGACACCTGATCGGCGCCCTCGCCGTCCTCGACACCGTTCCGCCGCCCGACGGCGCCGCGCCCGCTTCCGCCCCCGTCCCCGCCTCCGCTCCCTGCAATCTGACCGCGGGCATGGCCGCGACCCCCACCGAGCTGGTGGGGGTCGCCGACGGCCCGCCGCTGGCCCTGTTCGCCGACGGCCTGGACACCGCCGTCCACCGGCTCGATCCGGGCACGCTGCGCTTCCAGCGGCTCTCCCGCGCCCCCGGCAGCCTCGCCGCGTTGTCCGCGACCTCCTGCGGCAGGACGCTGGCGGTGCTGGCCGGCAGCGCGCGGGAGCCGAAGAACGTCCACGTCGGTCCGGTCGAGGGGCCCTGGCGCCGTCTCAGCGACGTCAACCCCCATCTGCGCGCCATCCCCTGGGGCACCCAGGAGCGCCTCGCCTACCGAGCCCGCGACGGCCTCTCCCTGGACGGCCTGCTCATCCTCCCGGTCGATCGCACCCGCGACCAGGGCCCCTTCCCGCTGATCACCCTGGCGCACGGCGGCCCCTACTACCGCTCCGCCGACGACTTCGCGCTCACCGTGGTCGACTGCGGCCAGTGGCTGGCCAGTGCCGGCTACGCCGTCTTCCTGCCCAACCCCCGTGGCGGCTGCGGACACGGCCAAGCCTTCGCCGCCGCGGCGGCCGGCGCCGTGGGCGGGGAGGAGTGGAGCGACATCCTCACCGGGATCGACCTGCTGATCGGGCAGGGCATCGCCGACCCCGCGCGGCTCGGCATCTCCGGCTGGAGCCACGGCGGGTTCCTGGCCGCCTGGGCGGCCTGCCGCACCGACCGCTTCCGGGCCGCGATCATGGGCGCCGGCATCAGCGACTGGGGGATGCAGGCCGGCACCGGCGAGTGGGGCCTGCTCGACGCGGCCCTGGGCGGGAGCACCGGCTGGAACGGCCCCGGCCCCCACCTCCACGACCACCACAGCCCCATCTCCTATGCCTCCCACTTCCGCACTCCGCTGCTGATCCTCCACGGCGAGGAGGACACCAACGTCCCCCTCAGCCAGGCCCTCCACCTCCACCGCGCCCTGCGCCACCACGGCGCCGAGCACGAACTCGTGGTCTATCCCCGCGAGGGGCACGGCCTGCGTGAACGCGCCCACCAACTGGACGCCCTCCACCGCACCCGCGCCTGGTTCGACCGCTGGCTCACGCGGGAGTGA
- a CDS encoding FMN-binding glutamate synthase family protein, translating to MITLTAVLAAAGIVCAVLVSPWWWFGAGPALLLLLLVCWDVAQRRHSVLRNYPVLGHLRFLLEAIRPELQQYFIERNYDGRPFDRDTRSIVYERAKGTDAEEPFGTERDLVQPGSEYLVPSMAPRPVPEDPPRVRIGGPDCTRPYDMALLNVSAMSFGSLSGNAVLALNTGAARGGFAHDTGEGGLSEYHLRPGGDLVWEIGTGYFGCRTPDGGFDAEEFARKAAHDQVKCVSLKISQGAKPGIGGVLPGTKVNEEIARVRGVPQGQTVVSPPYHRVYSNPRELVRFLARMRELAGGKPVGFKLCVGSRREFLAVCKAMLAEDVTPDFVIVDGAEGGTGAAPLEFADNLGLPLTEGLMTVHNALVGTGLRDRIRVGASGKVATGSDLVKRLLMGADYTNAARAMMFAVGCIQAQSCHTNRCPVGVATQDPRRAAALDVADKSERVRRFQEATVKSALQIMASMGVSEPAELRPHMLLHRVDPHTVRTYEELHPWLTPGQLLKADEDGMPSGWAEDWSRADPDRFGR from the coding sequence ATGATCACGCTGACGGCGGTGCTCGCGGCGGCGGGGATCGTGTGCGCGGTGCTGGTGTCCCCGTGGTGGTGGTTCGGCGCCGGGCCCGCGCTGCTGCTCCTGCTCCTCGTGTGCTGGGACGTGGCCCAGCGGCGGCACTCGGTGCTGCGGAACTACCCCGTACTCGGGCACCTGCGGTTCCTGCTGGAGGCGATCCGGCCGGAACTTCAGCAGTACTTCATCGAGCGGAACTACGACGGCCGCCCGTTCGACCGCGACACCCGCAGCATCGTCTACGAGCGGGCCAAGGGGACCGACGCCGAGGAGCCGTTCGGCACCGAGCGGGACCTGGTGCAGCCGGGCAGCGAGTACCTGGTGCCCTCGATGGCGCCCCGCCCGGTGCCCGAGGACCCGCCGCGGGTGCGGATCGGCGGCCCGGACTGCACCCGCCCCTACGACATGGCGCTGCTGAACGTCTCGGCGATGAGCTTCGGCTCGCTCTCGGGCAACGCCGTCCTGGCGCTGAACACCGGGGCGGCCCGCGGCGGCTTCGCGCACGACACCGGCGAGGGGGGCCTGTCCGAGTACCACCTGCGTCCCGGTGGAGACCTGGTGTGGGAGATCGGCACCGGGTACTTCGGCTGCCGCACGCCGGACGGCGGTTTCGACGCCGAGGAGTTCGCCCGCAAGGCCGCCCACGACCAGGTCAAGTGCGTGTCCCTGAAGATCAGTCAGGGCGCGAAGCCGGGTATCGGCGGGGTGCTGCCCGGGACCAAGGTCAACGAAGAGATCGCGCGGGTGCGCGGCGTGCCGCAGGGGCAGACGGTCGTCTCGCCCCCGTACCACCGCGTCTACTCGAACCCGCGCGAGCTGGTGCGGTTCCTGGCCCGGATGCGCGAACTGGCCGGCGGCAAGCCGGTCGGCTTCAAGCTGTGCGTGGGCTCGCGGCGCGAGTTCCTGGCGGTGTGCAAGGCGATGCTCGCGGAAGACGTGACCCCGGACTTCGTCATCGTGGACGGCGCCGAGGGCGGCACCGGCGCCGCGCCCCTGGAGTTCGCCGACAACCTCGGGCTGCCGCTCACCGAGGGCCTGATGACGGTCCACAACGCGCTGGTGGGCACCGGCCTGCGGGACCGGATCCGGGTCGGGGCCAGCGGCAAGGTGGCCACCGGCAGCGACCTGGTCAAGCGGCTGCTGATGGGCGCGGACTACACCAACGCCGCCCGCGCGATGATGTTCGCGGTGGGGTGCATCCAGGCGCAGTCATGCCACACCAACCGCTGCCCGGTGGGCGTGGCCACCCAGGACCCGCGCCGGGCCGCGGCGCTGGACGTCGCCGACAAGTCCGAGCGCGTCCGGCGCTTCCAGGAGGCGACGGTCAAGAGCGCCCTCCAGATCATGGCCTCGATGGGGGTGAGCGAGCCCGCCGAGCTGCGGCCGCACATGCTCCTTCACCGGGTGGACCCCCACACCGTGCGCACCTACGAGGAGCTCCACCCCTGGCTGACGCCCGGTCAACTCCTGAAGGCGGACGAGGACGGAATGCCGTCCGGCTGGGCCGAGGACTGGTCCAGGGCGGACCCGGACCGCTTCGGCCGCTGA
- a CDS encoding sensor histidine kinase: MSAPATSRTTEPEFVHPGVFYSTTEDYLAEVGGFVREAVLADEPVMVAVPPGNGEVLRADLGELADEVEWHDMTRVGRNPGRILAALQDFADRRPEGPARIVGEPIWRERTSAELLEATKHEALINLAFAGRSATILCPYDAQGLPAAVLADARRTHPTLRSGGRLEPCAEYALPARVCADCDLPLPEPEPVPSSADLLTLAYRSGDLGQVRGLTEAFLRGTVLSGRRREDVLLAVNEAAANSLIQPGGHGTLRLWATPDAVIAETRDTSRPAGPLAGRRRPQPGSVCASRGLWLIHQLCDLVETRASETGLVLRLHFACR; encoded by the coding sequence GTGAGCGCCCCCGCCACCTCGAGGACGACGGAACCCGAGTTCGTCCACCCCGGCGTCTTCTACTCGACCACGGAGGACTACCTCGCGGAGGTGGGCGGCTTCGTCCGGGAAGCCGTACTGGCCGACGAGCCGGTGATGGTGGCCGTGCCGCCGGGCAACGGCGAGGTGCTGCGCGCGGACCTGGGTGAGCTGGCCGACGAGGTCGAGTGGCATGACATGACCCGGGTGGGCCGCAATCCGGGCCGCATCCTCGCCGCGCTCCAGGACTTCGCCGACCGCCGCCCCGAGGGACCGGCCCGCATCGTCGGAGAGCCGATCTGGCGCGAGCGCACCTCGGCCGAGCTGCTGGAGGCCACCAAACACGAGGCGCTGATCAACCTCGCCTTCGCCGGGCGCTCCGCGACCATCCTGTGTCCCTACGACGCCCAGGGCCTGCCGGCTGCGGTACTGGCCGACGCCCGCCGCACTCACCCGACCCTTCGGAGCGGTGGTCGGCTGGAACCGTGCGCGGAGTACGCCCTGCCCGCGCGGGTGTGTGCCGACTGCGATCTGCCGCTCCCGGAACCGGAGCCGGTACCGTCCTCGGCCGATCTCCTCACCCTGGCCTATCGTTCGGGCGACCTGGGGCAGGTCCGCGGCCTGACCGAGGCGTTCCTGCGCGGCACCGTCCTCTCCGGGCGGCGACGGGAGGACGTGCTGCTGGCTGTGAACGAGGCCGCCGCCAACTCCCTGATCCAGCCGGGGGGCCATGGCACCCTCCGACTGTGGGCCACCCCCGACGCCGTGATCGCCGAGACCCGGGACACCAGCCGGCCGGCCGGTCCCCTCGCCGGACGGCGGCGTCCGCAGCCCGGCAGTGTGTGCGCGAGCCGTGGGCTCTGGCTCATCCACCAGTTGTGCGACCTGGTCGAGACGCGAGCCTCGGAAACCGGTCTGGTGCTCCGCCTTCACTTCGCCTGCCGGTGA
- a CDS encoding TetR/AcrR family transcriptional regulator, whose amino-acid sequence MARTGRPREFDKAQALERALLLFWSRGYGATSVQDLVESLHLERGSLYGAFGDKRAFYLAAVRLYWETYESRLVAALETGPVLPALREVLATPTRAEEHASDLGIPQGCMIGNTTAELVPQDADAAEVVAHAHARFTEIIADALRRAQESGEVTTTATPEAQAQLLLFTVQGLSLVSRAGLDTTAALAAIDALLTGLRA is encoded by the coding sequence ATGGCACGTACCGGGCGCCCCCGCGAATTCGACAAGGCACAGGCCCTGGAGCGCGCGCTCCTCCTCTTCTGGTCCCGGGGCTACGGCGCGACCTCCGTCCAGGACCTGGTCGAGTCGCTGCACCTGGAACGGGGCAGCCTCTACGGCGCCTTCGGCGACAAACGGGCCTTCTACCTGGCCGCGGTCCGGCTGTACTGGGAGACCTACGAGAGCCGGCTCGTGGCCGCGCTGGAGACCGGGCCGGTGCTCCCGGCGCTCCGCGAGGTGCTCGCCACCCCGACCCGGGCCGAGGAGCACGCCTCCGACCTGGGCATTCCGCAGGGGTGCATGATCGGGAACACCACCGCGGAGCTCGTCCCGCAGGACGCCGACGCCGCCGAGGTCGTCGCCCACGCCCACGCCCGCTTCACGGAGATCATCGCCGATGCCCTTCGGCGTGCGCAGGAGAGCGGCGAGGTCACCACGACCGCCACCCCCGAGGCCCAGGCCCAACTGCTCCTCTTCACCGTCCAGGGCCTCTCCCTGGTCTCCCGGGCGGGCCTCGACACGACCGCCGCGCTGGCCGCCATCGACGCCCTCCTCACCGGGCTGCGCGCCTGA
- a CDS encoding SDR family NAD(P)-dependent oxidoreductase: MDFKGKTALVTGSGAKGGLGHATARLLAAGGAEVILTGTDPHRGAGVVEDVRSAAEAAGPAGGVRFVAADLAEVRAVEHLAEEAGTVDILVNNAGVVPFSATADQGTDDYEAAFAVNVRAPFVLTGRLAPRMAANGGGSIVNVSSTAAALGMPAMAVYGATKAAVESLTRTWAAEFAAAGVRVNAVAPGPMTTAKVVAAMGPDVGGMGLTTALKRAGDPGEVARVIAFLAGDAASYMTGAVVAADGGRTAI, translated from the coding sequence ATGGACTTCAAGGGGAAGACCGCGCTGGTCACCGGGTCGGGCGCGAAGGGCGGGCTGGGGCATGCGACGGCCAGGCTGCTCGCCGCCGGCGGCGCCGAGGTGATCCTCACCGGCACCGACCCGCACCGCGGCGCCGGGGTCGTGGAGGACGTGCGGAGCGCGGCCGAGGCGGCGGGCCCGGCGGGCGGCGTGCGCTTCGTCGCCGCCGACCTGGCCGAGGTGCGGGCGGTGGAGCACCTGGCCGAGGAGGCCGGCACGGTGGACATCCTGGTCAACAACGCGGGCGTGGTTCCGTTCAGTGCGACGGCCGACCAGGGCACGGACGACTACGAAGCGGCCTTCGCGGTCAATGTGCGCGCGCCGTTCGTCCTCACTGGTCGGCTGGCGCCGAGGATGGCCGCGAACGGTGGCGGCAGCATCGTCAACGTCAGCTCGACCGCCGCCGCACTGGGGATGCCGGCGATGGCCGTGTACGGCGCGACCAAGGCCGCCGTGGAGTCCCTGACCCGGACCTGGGCGGCCGAGTTCGCCGCGGCGGGGGTGCGGGTCAACGCGGTGGCGCCCGGCCCGATGACCACGGCCAAGGTGGTTGCGGCCATGGGCCCGGACGTCGGCGGCATGGGCCTGACGACGGCGCTCAAGCGGGCCGGCGACCCGGGAGAGGTGGCCCGGGTGATCGCCTTCCTCGCCGGCGATGCGGCGAGCTATATGACCGGTGCGGTGGTGGCCGCGGACGGGGGCCGGACCGCGATCTGA
- a CDS encoding SDR family oxidoreductase: protein MGRLAGKHALITGGTSGIGFQTAREFLSEGATVAITGRSPERLEEAARRLGGQVLTLVSDAADVPAQAALAARLEKEWPRLDVLMTNAADVTHLPIEEWTEEAFDRLVATNLKAPFFLVKALLGLFSQQASVILVGSVSAFVGHQNAAVYGAAKAGLLSFSRGLTYELKDRGVRVNGLSPGPTRTDVFAPLGPERQAAVYEELRRTVPLHRIGTPTELAKAAVYLASDESAYTAGTVLRVDGGIGELAY from the coding sequence ATGGGACGCCTTGCAGGAAAGCACGCACTGATCACTGGGGGGACGAGCGGGATCGGTTTCCAGACCGCCCGCGAGTTCCTCTCCGAGGGAGCCACCGTGGCCATCACCGGGCGCTCGCCGGAGCGGCTGGAGGAGGCCGCCCGCCGTCTCGGCGGCCAGGTGCTGACCCTCGTCAGCGATGCCGCCGACGTGCCCGCACAGGCCGCACTGGCGGCGCGACTGGAGAAGGAGTGGCCGCGGCTGGACGTCCTGATGACCAATGCCGCCGACGTCACCCATCTCCCCATCGAGGAATGGACCGAGGAGGCCTTCGACCGGCTGGTCGCCACCAACCTCAAGGCCCCGTTCTTCCTGGTCAAGGCGCTGCTGGGACTGTTCTCGCAGCAGGCCTCGGTCATCCTCGTCGGCTCGGTCTCGGCCTTCGTGGGGCATCAGAACGCGGCCGTCTACGGAGCGGCGAAGGCGGGGCTGCTGTCCTTCTCCCGGGGGCTGACCTACGAGCTCAAGGACCGGGGCGTGCGGGTCAACGGGCTGAGCCCGGGCCCGACCCGTACGGACGTCTTCGCCCCGCTCGGCCCGGAACGGCAGGCCGCCGTCTACGAGGAACTGCGACGGACCGTCCCCCTCCACCGCATCGGCACGCCCACCGAACTGGCCAAGGCGGCCGTCTACCTCGCCTCCGACGAATCCGCCTACACGGCCGGCACCGTCCTGCGGGTGGACGGCGGCATCGGGGAACTCGCGTACTGA
- a CDS encoding response regulator — MSRTPISVIIADDHRVVREGLATILSAVDTVEVAGLAADGAQAVGLAVEHGADVVLMDLHMPGTDGVEATRRLKEERPATAVVVLTTYTDDDSILAALEAGATGYLTKNASAADIRRAIEAAVSGHTMLDPLAAARLIHAGRRNDPGRSGKDAHLPDGLTEREAQVLGLIAQGLSNAEIAARLYLSRSTVKTHINQIFAKTGSRDRPQAIVYAHRHGIPAEEDPPGHDR; from the coding sequence ATGAGCCGCACACCGATCTCGGTGATCATCGCCGACGACCACCGCGTGGTCCGCGAGGGCCTGGCCACCATCCTCAGCGCGGTCGACACCGTGGAGGTCGCCGGGCTCGCCGCGGACGGCGCGCAGGCCGTCGGCCTCGCCGTGGAGCATGGGGCGGACGTGGTCCTGATGGACCTTCACATGCCAGGCACCGACGGCGTCGAGGCCACCCGCCGGCTGAAGGAGGAGCGTCCGGCCACCGCCGTCGTGGTGCTCACCACCTACACCGACGACGACTCCATCCTCGCCGCGCTCGAGGCCGGCGCCACCGGATACCTGACCAAGAACGCCTCGGCCGCGGACATCCGCCGCGCCATCGAGGCCGCCGTCTCCGGCCACACCATGCTCGACCCGCTCGCCGCCGCCCGCCTGATCCACGCCGGCCGCCGCAACGATCCGGGCCGTTCCGGGAAGGACGCCCACCTCCCCGACGGCCTCACCGAACGCGAGGCCCAGGTACTCGGCCTGATCGCGCAGGGCCTGTCCAACGCCGAGATCGCCGCCAGGCTCTACCTGAGCCGCTCCACCGTGAAGACCCACATCAACCAGATCTTCGCCAAAACCGGCAGCCGCGACCGCCCGCAGGCCATCGTCTACGCCCACCGGCACGGGATCCCCGCCGAGGAGGACCCGCCCGGCCACGACCGGTGA